The Silene latifolia isolate original U9 population chromosome X, ASM4854445v1, whole genome shotgun sequence genome contains the following window.
TCACCATCACTGACCGACCACCTCGAACCAACCAGCACACCCTCCACCGCAGTGGTGGCCGCACCCAACATCTATCTCGGACCACGACATCCCTTTCAACCCCTATCTCAGCAGCCCCCAACAACTAATCACCACCTTGGAATCCATATCCCACGTCCTCCAACTACCTTCCTCCTCTTGCCTCCATTATCCCAGGCCGACGCCATGCGAGAACCTTAACCCTTCTCGTAACCAAACCTGGTCCAATcaaataattttgaaattttaggCTTTACAGAACTTGAATTTTCGATTTTGTCgcataaaatgatttttttatATAGTCAAATCAAGTTTCGGATCATATTTTTTATTATAGGTGGATCGGGTATAGATTTGGAGTGGATATGGATTTGGAAAAAGTATAATGAATCGGGTATGGATTTTGAAATAATTGGAAATGGATTAGTGATCTAATAAGTGGATCTGGTTTGGATCTCGCAAAACCTGATCCAACCCGATCCATTGCCATATCTAATTATTATGCTACCTACAAAAATACGCACCAACCATCACCACCCCTTCCCCTACCCCGCGCATCCTCTCCCCTGCTCATCGGCTGCTAGATGAAGCCGAACCACATTACCCCCACCCACCCAGACAGACTTCAACGTCCCAAAACTGCCACAAATATCCTCTAAGATCCGCTTACGCACCTATCTAGACCCGTCTCTAGCCACCCTCCCGCCCCTTTCTCGCCTCCCTGCGTACCCAAGAACCATTGCTCCCTCGATTACATGCATGTCAGCCACCACATGAATCTAGGTCCCCTTCCCTTATTCCATCCTAGCCACTCTTTCCCATAACCTTGCGCaaccctaaattaattattaTAACTCCTTAATTTGATATAATCGATACATGCATAATATTATCTTCGTACATGTATTATGATTCAAGCATAATCGTGTTAGTTGTATATTTAGCCCCCATTACTTTGTCTAATTGTGAAATTAAACCCATTAAGTTTAGATTGTAGTGATCAAGGCCCATAAGTTATATAAAAGGTGAAATTTAACCCCTTACCTAAAATCTCATGAGAAATTCAATATATCATATATAAAAAGTGAAATTGATTATACTTGATATAAAATAtacaattaaaatttaaaaaaaaaataacaaatgaaATCATAATCTAAAATGAATTAACATCAATTAGAGaagattttaaattattttataaaaaaaatatttaaattttataaatGAACTAAATATATTTCCAAAATATTTAACAATTCTTTAAAAAATATACCATATATACTTTTTTTTGAAAAAAGTTGTATACTCTAAAAATATATGTGTCTGATTTTAATTGTCTAAATTTTTCTtaagtaacaaagaaatgatTTAATAAAAAAACGTTTTTtctcaaaaaatataaaataaaataaaatatttcattttttttagaatttaaaaacataattttatttacatttaaaaactCCGatctttttttttataaataaaacATAACTAATTTCGGTTTTTACGGAAtgagaaaatgaatttctcatGAGATTTTGATATGGGGTTTAATTTTACTTTTTGCAAAAGTTAAAGGGCCTAATCACCCCGATTTAAACTTAAGGGTTTGAATCTCACAATTAGACTAAGTTAAGGGGATAATTTACTACTTTCACAGTTTCAGAAATAAGATAACTAATCGTGTTGTACTTGTATCATCATTTTGATGCCAATGTCGTATTATTTCTTTTTCTAAAAATCTAAGTTGTTTGGAAGTTTGCGTAAAAATTAGTACTCCTGTCTTAATTTCATTGTCTCACATGCTTTTAAACTTTGGGTAAGTTGATTTTTATCAACTTGTATCCGTATGCACAGATTTTACAAATATCAAAAGTGTTACCTGATGTATAAATTGGCTCCTTACCATGTGCCCATTGGACACATGATAGAAAAATCGTAAAATAATTTATCTAACTATCTTATTCAAGTAAGAAAATGACAAATTCTGAAAACTGTCCATATAAATTACATTAGTCATAACTCGTAACTATAGAGCCCCTTAGTTTTTGTCACAATTCAGGATTTTTAGCCCtcgtttgcttcttacccttaaTATAGAAGTCTAtcaacatgctcaatttttttaTGAAATATTAATATTAGTTTCGGTTACCATAATTTTCTCCGAAAACCCCCTATTACATCTTTGATTTAATGATCTCAAATGAGGAAAGGATAATGCGAATGAATAGTTAGACGTGATATTTTTCCCATGGGATTTAAGTTTTAAAAAGTGATACATGAtatattattgattttatgatAATATGCTGATGATAACACAAtctcgttttatgacaatattaaATTATCCTAGTTATTATGGGAATGTGGTAAAAGCCAATCACAGAGAATTTTCCTCATTTAATGTTGTTATTATAACTTCCTCTTATAATCACGGTATAATCATGCTAATTCTTTTTTTAAGTTCTACGTATTATGGGAAAGAATCAATAATtgacattttattttagttttaaaaaatatgaaaatgaaaatataaTATATTTTGTGGGAATGACACATGGCAATTGGAGAgggaatgacacgtggcgattaAAGGGGTAActggttgttgctttaatataatatatgatttttGTTGCAATTCTTGTatgacatattattattattattattaatgaaattgatcttttactcaaaaaaaaaaatacgaatACAACTATAATATCCTACAAACCAGGAGATCATAATACACTAGGTCGAGtatatcacaaattcttgtttaagacggatatatccgtttaaAAACATAATGCCTAAAGAGTGACAAACTCTTATTCCATGAATCTATCTATACCGAAGAATCGAATATGtcttaggggttgtttggttgatcaACGAACTTAATGTTTCTAGGAAAATGCAGTTCATGGGAATTAAATTCCCTCATCCAATTCAGGTGAATTTCGaaaaagtgtttggttgctcatgtaggaattaaattccacatgaacttccaatgaccaaggggggagtaggtaagcaacttcccacaTCATGTAGGCATTGAAAGTTCCTGGGAAGTTCTAATTCCTACATTTTGTAAAatttatggcaaccaaacaacccatatttttcaaaatcatgggattttccaatgcctatgttttctaagtggcaaccaaacgaccccttagtctagtggttaagacggaggaCAATAGGTCTCAGGTTCGAATCCCCCCTCCATATATTATAATGCGACTAAGTGCGCACTTCAAttgaccgaaaaaaaaaaaattaagaattaAAGATATATCGAATAATATTTGACCTGTtttacatctaaaacggatattGAAGTTTTAAAGGAGACCAACACAAGATGTAGCCCTAATTGATCTCGTGAAAGTTTTGACTAAATATAATAATCCGTGCTTTCTAGTTACGGCCAACAAATATGATATGAATGCTCATCAAGTGGTAGATGGAAATCCATTTTTCAACAATACATGCAAACCTAAAATGAATATAGAAAGCAAATGAAACAATACACTAAAAACGTTTAAAATCTTTACATTATTGTTTTCCCTATGATGGTAAAAAACCAAGTACCGTAAAAAAAATAACTGCAATAAAATAATAGGAGTAAAATAAAACAAGCTAAAAACATTATTACCCAAGAATTACCTAAGAAATAAGCATCAGATTGATGGAGTAAACCAAAATGGAGAACAATAAGGCGACTCCCTAATTTTCCAATTATAAAATGATTCAGTTGTTTTCGTATTAAAATTGAATACGCCCAAATGACTGCTTACTTCTCCCTCATCAAAATAATATAGACGATTCCGATAACTTTCGCGATGAACATCGCTAAAATATATGCAATTGCTTCGACAACCACCAATGGATGCGTCAATACACATCGTCTCATTTCCACCTACAAACACCGCAACATTCCCTATACCGTCCTTCAATTCCTCCCAACTACGTGTTGTTGCGAAACCAGATCGAAACACCCTAAAATTGTCGTTATTGTGACAATTAATGCCATGGACATGATTAGGTTCCCAAGAGCTTGACTTTTTACACCTCACTATAGCAAGTAAATCATCACCAGATTCAACAAGATATATCTGAGTATCGACTTGTTGTTCAGAAAACAGGATACCCTGAACCTTCAGGCATACCTTTAACTCTTTAGGTTGTTTGGGGTTGTGGACATCGTAATAGAACAAGGACGCTGATTCGTCTATGAAAACTAGCGATTTCATTTTATTGCAGTATATAACATCCGTAATAGGCGGATCATCAGGATCGGAATAATAGGGATTATGGATGTGTGTCCATGATGCGTCTCCTGGTCTTGCTATACCTACATGAGAATTAACGCTATGTATTGCGACCACTAGCCAAGGAATGTTGTCATTGTCGTCTTGTGGAAGTCGGAGCACCACAACTTTGGAAAAAAACATGGCGCGAATGGTCTTGGATTGAGCAGAAGTACATGGATAACCGAATGTGGTTTGAGAAGGAAGTGGTAGTTGGGATTTGGTAAGCGGGTTAAATAATTGCATTTCACGGTCAAGCCCAAGGGTGACTATCCAACCACAACGCGAACCCCAACAAGCTTTGCCATAAGTTTCAGGGAGGCTCAAACAATACAACTTATTCCGGCCGTTGTTGCTCAAATTTAGTAACATTCTTTTATTATCGTAAAGTGCCTTTTGGAGCGGGACTTCATTTAATCGGTAATAAgactcaaactcatcatcccctTCGTCAATATACAGCTCGTCCACCAATTCTTTATGTTCATATTCATCACAGAATTCGCTGTCGTTGCCATCCGTAAGCATTAGCCAAGGCATTTGACGACTCCAATTAACTCTAAGTTTCGACTTATCACAAGCACGAGCAGCTCGATTCCATGAATTGCAAACACTAGAGAACATTATAACATCCTCCACGGCTGGTAAATGGGTTTCAACGATTCGCACCAATAGTTCAAGAGTGAGCTTAGACCAATCAACAGTAATCATCCTGTTCTTAGACAAGTTGATCCATTTAATTAGTCCCGTTTTACAAACAATGAAATAAGACTATTAAACAACATAAACATATACTATGATCGACATTATGAAATATTACCCGTATTATACAATTGGTTGCACAAGAGCGACCATAACCAATCTAACtgagcttatgtgtattttttgTTGAGCTCTTATAGTTTttgatttatattttaatttcactACAATATTATAAGTTCAATATTTTATAATGAGCtcagatttttttttaaaaacaaagctCGTAATCTATAGGGTCTAAGCTTAAGTAAACACATTATAAAGGTCAACTTCTTTTCTATACAACCAATAtataactggttgtataatctgcTTATTGCGAGATATATTGTTTTACTCTGATTTTTTCTCATAATTATCTTACACAAAACCAATAACTCTCAAATAAGACGTACGTGGTTCATTTATGTTATAACGAATTTTCATTGATTTGAGGAATGACGATTAAACATTAACAACTTAAGGTCGGAATTTTTCACATATGTATGAGAAGCCTTGTTTTACCCTAATTTTCAATTAAAATGTTTAATTTTATTCTCACACGTCACAACCCGCCAAAGAACACACTTTCACAACCTTAATCGTTATGCAAAAAGTAAATCGATCATTTTCAAAGAATTGTAGTTTAGCAATAGCCAATAGCTTTATTGGATGCGAACGAAAAAATAAATGATAAGAGTACTATTAATTAACTACTACTTGACTAGTACAAACATACAAACATCTATGCAAATCATCAATTCAATACAAAGCCGTATATAAATAGAATACTCGTATAAAACATAATGCAAATTATTAAAAAGAAGCAAAAAGAATAGAAACAAAACAAAATGAATAACAAAGTAGGGTTTCGTTCAAACGAACCTGTTACAATAAGCAGTCGTGTTAGAGTTGGAAGGAAAAATGGAGGAATAAAGAAATTAAGAAGGTGAAATCAAATAGTGTATATATGTACGGTTTCCGATtaggtaaataaatgaatgaaacggagagagtatatatatatatatatatatatatatagggaagGGTAGAAGAAAACCTAAGAAGTTGTGGATATTTATTAAGTAGAATTTCGAGTGAAGTAGAAGTCTTGAACTAACTAGGATTCTATGTAAACCTCGAATATTACGGAAGTGGTATCATGTTTAATTATAGTTTTTTTATAATTAACATTTCAAGTCACCTCATAtaataaattttataataataataataatgtatatatacTTGTACTTCTATGGTACTTGTACTTCTATGGGTAAGGATTCTCCCAATCTCTCAAAAAGAAATGGAGGTCCATTACTTTTTAACGGTCCAGATTAAAACTGGACTTGATCGATGGTTGTGGATTTATTTGGAAATAAAAAGGTGAAAGAATGAGATTGAAATATATAATATTATTGTAACGTTTTATGAGATGAAATGGAGAGAAAAGGAATGAAGATGATCCATTTTGTACTCGTACTCTCGTAGCCGGGTAGCCCATTTATAACCTAATGAGCAAATAAGGATATTTTTTTCACGTTGAACTCTATTTTTCCACTCAATCATGGGAAAATAATTAATAGAAAATGTGaagtttaataaaaaaaatgaaacaaattaaaataaaataagttACGGAATTTATTCATTGGATGACTTTTCTTGAAATTGTGCCAAGACTCTTTTGTAAAGTCGAGTAAAAAATATCTATAATCTTAACTTAATATTCGTTTTACATTGTATAAGCATCAATGTGATTTGTGTCAATCACATACGTAGTCTACCTAGTAACAATCTACTATTAGCATGCATCATAATCtgtgaataaattttattttttgagTAATTAGCGAATAATTTTTGGATACTCCCGTCTCCCTCCATTTCattaatttatttgtttatatttgattaaaatatttctCACCAATCTCCCTTCTCctttactactaagagaataaaattattctcaagtagttttcccgcctaacttACACTACTCTTTGATGGGCCAATCTAAGTTGGGTTGTCAACTTTTACTAAATCAAATTTGCTTTTGCGTCAAGTCTAACGTATGATTTGAATCAATTGAAAACCTATACATGAAAACAAATGTATGCTTTGACTTTTCgaataaatgcaatcctatacatTGAAACAACCTCTCAAATTATGCAATCTTTACAATATTATCCCGAAAATATGCAATCACAATCAATTACCCCCTACTATATTATGCAATTTTACAACATATCAATTACACTCTCGAATTATGAAATCTTTATTTTAGTAATATGGAGTATATGGAGTATGGAGTATTTTTTAAATAATGTataacaatttttatgtattttcttaTAGGAAATAGAAAGTGAAAATCTTAGTTTTAATAATTTGTAAATTGTCTTTCTAGACGCGTAGTATATTATTTTTACCAGTTTTCTTAATAAGGCTAATAGTTTTTTTAACTAGATTTTACGTCTAACTTAATTTCATAAATTAGTTCCCCTTATCGATTTAACATTATAGTGTTATTAGTAATAGTAAACTTTCTTTTCTATCTCCTTActattattatatttagtatattataacattaaattaaaagtagctttaatttatgcaaataattttattaaaagttCCTCTTtataaatttcatcttaaaaataCCGTGTTATAGCATGAGAACTACACTAGTTATAACAAAAGTAAACAAATCATGGGGTTGAACGTTGAAGGTAGTAATTAAATTGCCACTTTGAGCTCAATAGTCAACACATGTCCATGTCGAGGTGTACTGTTATCTTGACTAATTTGAAAAGGAGGGGCGGATGCAGAAATTTGTTGAAAGGTGGgcataaaaaaaaatttcgaCATATTATTTTTCAGTAAAAaccttttttttatatatatattttggattttttccctccaaaaaaaatagaaaaataattgattttaataattttttaatttaaaaattaa
Protein-coding sequences here:
- the LOC141622584 gene encoding uncharacterized protein LOC141622584; amino-acid sequence: MITVDWSKLTLELLVRIVETHLPAVEDVIMFSSVCNSWNRAARACDKSKLRVNWSRQMPWLMLTDGNDSEFCDEYEHKELVDELYIDEGDDEFESYYRLNEVPLQKALYDNKRMLLNLSNNGRNKLYCLSLPETYGKACWGSRCGWIVTLGLDREMQLFNPLTKSQLPLPSQTTFGYPCTSAQSKTIRAMFFSKVVVLRLPQDDNDNIPWLVVAIHSVNSHVGIARPGDASWTHIHNPYYSDPDDPPITDVIYCNKMKSLVFIDESASLFYYDVHNPKQPKELKVCLKVQGILFSEQQVDTQIYLVESGDDLLAIVRCKKSSSWEPNHVHGINCHNNDNFRVFRSGFATTRSWEELKDGIGNVAVFVGGNETMCIDASIGGCRSNCIYFSDVHRESYRNRLYYFDEGEVSSHLGVFNFNTKTTESFYNWKIRESPYCSPFWFTPSI